cttaaatttttaaataaaatataaaaaataatttaattttttaaaattttaaaataaaaattatattataataatattttatttaactcaaatCTACCTTCTATATATAACCGAGGCCTTAATAACGCAAAGGACACCGGGGAACTTAGCACGAGTAAAATAAAACCTATGGCCCGCATGCAATACCCATATAGACATTAACCTCGGAGTGGACCTGGCCCAATGTGTTTTTGACCCGACATTAACCTCGGAGTGGGCCTGGCCATCTTGGTCGATTGAAAGACCCACTAATTGAGTAATTGGTAGATTCCGTGGATTAGATTGAAGTTTGAACTGGAAgcgaattatttttttgttatttttcaaatatatatatatatatagtaaaagagacatatatgatatatgtttataatttatattatctgcataaaattatataattaaattttatatctaGAAATTGAATACTACCACCTATCCTGAATTactaaaaattagtttttaagaggattttttttgttgttctgaacttatcatttttaatcataGTACCATGAGttaataaagatttatttttaaataaattcttattGCATTTAATTAtaatccatatatttttctcattcttcAGGGATTCTTGATACGTGCCCCGTTGGATTATAGCCTGGAATTAGACTGCATGCATCGAGTAAATTACTGGTCAAGCTGGATGAGCTGGTTGATGCGCAATCATCAGTCGTTCCGTTAAGAATTCAAAGATGCAAAAATCCTAAGCTTGCGAAGAAAACAATATACGTACGTAGAATACCCGGCCACCGGATGATCTGCTGTCCTAGCTAGCGTCCTTGAAGAACCccaccatatataaatatatatatatatatatatatatttatatatcttgatGTTCTCTTTTCTTTGCATCCTAAAAATCTCCCTTAATATAGTATTAAGTCGCGCAGATCATCATTTGCTTgcactttccattttattaattatgagataattggtgattttacatattattAAAGTAGAGATTATGAGTTCGAAttccaattttatattttattatatttaattaaatattttacatattgggTTCACTCATAAATTTACGATCAATTAGAATCTAGTCTTTCGAGaactaaaatgtaaaaaagagCTCATGCTTAGAGTGGGCAAGCATTACAAGGTCCGGCTAGGATCATGTTAAGATTGCGTTTCATAACTTTTCACACATGATCATCTGCAATCAAAGAGGTGTGTGGCTTGGGAATTTGAGGGAAAGCCACAATGTCTAAGTCAGTGATAACAACAAATTAAGAATCTATCTATTTCTAGCTAATGAATTAGATGGGTTCCATTGTCATACTTTGATGATATAAATATTAGAGTCCATGATGTTTTTGTTGTCAGTAGATAACTATCTCATCTGTTACGAATAAACCCATAGCTTCTCTTACCCAAATAAACCAATGGTATTTGAGATGTACAGCTCTCGATCGATTGGATTAGGTTATTAGACTGAGCTGTAGTTCAGGCCTGTGGGTCGCTCGATAGGTCCTGGGGGGATATTAAGCCTCTTCTAGATCATTAAGTCCTCGAGAGTCCGAGACATGTGGAAGAAGCTCAAAAGTCAAGAGCAGTGCTGGGAAACAATAATCCAATTGGGATTGCGTAAAATGTTGGAAGGTGCCAGTCAAGACACGATAAAGACATCGATCGATGCCAACATAttgatctcatatatatataaagttttgtATATATGGGCAATTAATTGATGCATGAGTACCTCGATCGTTTAAATTACAAATGACTCACAAAGATCCAACATTTTAATTGGAAGAAAATACCTGTGTTTTCAACTGATGATATCTgtaattttaagaaatactagctagctgcatgcgttaaatatatattatgaattgaaaatatcgtCCGCCTTGTCGAACATCTTTAATTGCGTTCTAGATAGGCGTGTGGGACCTCCATCTTGTGTACAGACTGagtcaattattaattaaaatcatgatcTTACAAAGCTAGGAACCATTCCAAcgtctaattaattattattattataatttttgtagagTACTGCTCTTCGTCTTATATTTTTCTGTAACTTTCTTTCTGACCTTCCAGTCGATCCAGGAGGACTATGCATGATTAATACTtcataattaatacatatatatatatgtatactagCAGTGGATctacgtgcgatgcacgtttgccctgtgttagattattctaaaatataaacatctagtgtagaagaagagaaattaatgataaggtctatgaagataacataattaattgtttaagcaaattataattgtttaaagtctctgataatagatttagatagactatatgtttaagcaagtcaggaaagtgaatattacataattgtttttttggtactaaaagtaaagtctgaaacaactaaatattacataaagtaaagtctgaaacgactaaatattacataattgtttcttttggtactaaaagtaaagtctgaaacaactgaatattacataatggattcaaagtggtgtgttctcctcattcacagcattgttctcctcattcgcagcatttatggagagaacgttgaagtttttgtgacgttgtttttggagttgatctaaatttgcacccaattgtatgatccatttttttgttgaacataattttgcaatattttggatatacggtaaatgttcctgtatggtgaataaatttaatgtaaaatatatttttaataacttcctatttgaatatctaaaattaaatgtttttaaaatataaattggaatttgaataagTTGGTTACCTCTCCTGTATGTTCCATTAGTTCGATTGCTGTGCAACCTAGAGCTTCTTCTGCGATTTTACCGAACATGACAGCTCCTAGTCGTCCATTACCATCGTCAACTTCGATGTAAGCTCGACAgctatataaacaaactatattttttagtctgaatgattaagcaataatttaaatataatataaaattgattaaaggaACATTTACgacgtaaaatatgaatataagatgtataccgtggttgtgcattactcatgtatttgcaatgataacattgaaatttttcattttgctcATATCCAGTCCCCTTTTTACATCCAATGCAGAAcatgtagaagaatatttgatggagatcaaccacacaaatagttgctttaatccaaaattttgctttctgcattaattttgcaacagatatatatttttaatggttgtaaataatatgtagtcTTAAGATAAAGTTAGAAATGTACCGTCATTGGctgtaatgatttaagaaaaccagcaagatcatcaagcttaattatgtctttcatgtcaacatttgatgtcgatgctgatgctgatgccgttgtgtgatgtagatttttttcgacGATTTCTTCAAGCAGTGCATGGTTTAGCATtgtcctaaatatttttagaataatttaaaatgaatgagagaaatcatggaggaaaagatatagtaggtacaaattgtatatgtatataataaagtaagaaatAATTACCATTGACATAATGGAGTTGCAGCAGGGATGACAGGATTTAAGGTAAATACACTTGTTGGTTGAGACGAAAGAGAGAGacctatattataaagaaaagatatttgttagtagataataacattctatttttaataaatgttgatatTATAAGTTGTGTGATATACCATTGTATGAACCAACTTTTATACGTGTTGCGAGTAGAGTTGGCTTAGCTTCAATAATATCAGAGATTGTTCGgcattcaccatccacaaatCGACTCCACATAGTCAACCATATGGGCATTAGGCTGTAAATTTtaggagaaaatatttaaaagtgtagcatgatgaaatagtattgaaaataagttaattaaagaatttattaatatcacatatatagttgagaaatcTTTTTTACCTCTGGTCgataacatatatttcttgaatttttgttggCCCATGTATTGAGGTAATTTCTCTAGGAGGTTTCATGTATATTGCGATCGCCAGAATAGCTGtccaattatgttaaaaaaaaaattgtgaaaactgaATAAGAGTATCAAGATGTACGTTAAATATATCGATGTGATATTTACCTATTTCAGTTCCAGTGTCTTTGTACTCATGCAGATTGGTGAATGGGATAATATCATATTCTGGTGGTTGTAATTCCACTTCGTTATCTTGAATGTTTTCGatgattgttcttgaatttaagatccacTGGTATTCATGCGCTTCAATTCTATGCCTGGGATCTAAAGGCTTAACATAAGCATTACTGATGTAGTAAGACCGGAAGATGTGCAACATGTCATTACGTAGGTCTATATCTTtgccgaaaattgttgcttgtAGTCGGTTGCCCTgcataatattgtataaatgaatagttatttctattctattgattgtaaaatagtatttattaaatatatataagatttaatctgagaatatagttagaatgaatctatgttgtaaggggaaaacatatttattttggatatatcatgtgaaggaatataatataaatattaagtatatttttgcaaGAATGATAATGATATCAATGTGTTACCTCAGGGTCTATTAATgtcaaattttgatattttgtcggtgaatgttgtgcagtacgtttgggagatttgtctgacacaatcatcttgatgctccaatttcttgtacttggagtaatgtctttgattgatgtatagatagtccgcatgttgaagcctacttataaatgaagagaaaaaaaatattagtttaaacaattgaatttaaataagacaattttaataatagaaaaacaggaagttctgaaaattacataatgcaaaaacaaattgtatttaattgagaggtatatattgaaatttgattacttacagaagtttatgatggatatgctagtgttagtaattctttataaacaatattatttgtttcagcTTCTTCACAATCTTGAGTTGATACTGGTCTTATAAGAACTTTTACTGAAGCAGAAGTTTTGGCTCTTGATAGTGCTACATAGAGTTGGCCATGACAAAATACAGGTTGAGGCAAGTatacaccaacaaaatctaatgtctgtccttgtgctttatttattgtcattgcaaaacttaatctgataggaaattgtgttcttttgaatggaaaaccacTATTGTCGTCTGCATTTGGCAAGAAAGGAATCCTTGGtatgaaaactcttttttcGGTGTGGTGACCAACTGCAATTTCAGCATCAATGATATTTCGTTCAAAGTTGCGACAAATAAGACGTGTTACATTGCATAAACCTTCTGAAGGATTGACATTTCTGAGTAACATGatgggacaatttttttttaataacagctCATGAGGTGGAAGTCCATTTGGTGtcaatgtatttaaaaaatcctcCATGATTCCTTGTTCTGATGTATCAATCGTTTCATCGAAGCTATAGTATTGTGTAACTGTACCAGGAAATCTTTGAATAAGTATTGTATTTATCTCATCGACAGAGTTGTTCTTTGGTGTCAAGATAGCTCGATTTGTCATTTCggataaattttctaaatagCTGCCAATATCTTGGAAGACTGCATCGATCAGATCATCTAAAGACTCCACATCATTTTTGTAAGGAATGAGCATTTCATTGGGAATTTTGATCTTATTCTCAATTGTGATTGGTGTTGTTCCATTTCTGAcctgaagtaaataatttgagaagttTGGATCGAATCTTGCTCGCATATTCTCACTCAACCTAATCTTAGTTAAAGTAGACCACAAATATGACGATGCTAAACTGGCATTAACTTCTTCTTGTCTTGTGCCTTTCCGAATCACAGGTAAGACTTGACGAAAATCTCCACCGAATACGAtaatttttccaccaaatggTAATCTTGAATCAGTTATGTCTCGTAACATTTTATCCATTACTTGCATACATTCTTTTCTAGACATAGGTGCTTCATCCCATATGATTAGCTTTGCAAGACGTAACAATTTGGCAAGAGCACCTTGTTTGCTTACACAACAAGTACTATTTTTGTCAAGATCTAATGGAATTTTGAAGCGTGAATGGGCTGTTCGACCTCCAGGTAAAATAGATGCAGCAACACCAGACGATGCAGTTGCAAGAGCAATTAAGTTTCTTGATCTTACTGTAGCGAGAAGTGCTTTATATAAGAATGTTTTCCCTGTTCCGCCCGGACCATCAATGAAAAATGCAGCAGATTCATTTAGAAGGACTTTCTGCAAAATTGATTCATATGCGTGTTGTTGTTCAGAATTAAGACTCATCGAAGCCATAAGATCTTCTTCTGGTATCAAAACTgcaaattcatcatttatttctctagCTTCAGTTTCATTCTGATCAAAAGAGACATCATGTTCTATTAAATGAAACATGTTTATGTCTTTTCCCATCGATTCAAGTGTAGAAGAGATGCTTCGTAAGACTTTTATCCTAATATCTGCTGATGTTGCAACACTTGTTTGGAAATCACTTGACATATCTtgttcaaaatattctcaaagttCTCTAGGATTTGTTGGATTACAGTATactaaaattgttgcaaatagcCGTCTTAAACTGTGTGGTATTTGGTATAAGGAAGCCTCTTGCATACAATCTTGCAAACTGGTATCTCTTTGTAACAAACCATGTAATGTAGCTGCTTCACGAAAGGTTGGTGCAGTGACATTGCTAACTATTTTGATGTGGTCAAATGATAAAGGGCCTCTTATATGATTTAACAATATCCGTAAGTAATACCTTTCACCTTCGAATGGACTTGCTGTAACAATGCGGCCTATaacagttttcttctttcttggagTCCATATTTTGTGTTGCTGGTTCCAAACAAAAGCTT
This genomic interval from Juglans regia cultivar Chandler chromosome 3, Walnut 2.0, whole genome shotgun sequence contains the following:
- the LOC118347926 gene encoding ATP-dependent DNA helicase PIF7-like, yielding MSSDFQTSVATSADIRIKVLRSISSTLESMGKDINMFHLIEHDVSFDQNETEAREINDEFAVLIPEEDLMASMSLNSEQQHAYESILQKVLLNESAAFFIDGPGGTGKTFLYKALLATVRSRNLIALATASSGVAASILPGGRTAHSRFKIPLDLDKNSTCCVSKQGALAKLLRLAKLIIWDEAPMSRKECMQVMDKMLRDITDSRLPFGGKIIVFGGDFRQVLPVIRKGTRQEEVNASLASSYLWSTLTKIRLSENMRARFDPNFSNYLLQVRNGTTPITIENKIKIPNEMLIPYKNDVESLDDLIDAVFQDIGSYLENLSEMTNRAILTPKNNSVDEINTILIQRFPGTVTQYYSFDETIDTSEQGIMEDFLNTLTPNGLPPHELLLKKNCPIMLLRNVNPSEGLCNVTRLICRNFERNIIDAEIAGNRLQATIFGKDIDLRNDMLHIFRSYYISNAYVKPLDPRHRIEAHEYQWILNSRTIIENIQDNEVELQPPEYDIIPFTNLHEYKDTGTEIAILAIAIYMKPPREITSIHGPTKIQEIYVIDQR